The nucleotide sequence CATACGAAATTACAGGAGTACAACTATTATGGAACTCAAATAAAGTTGTGcttcaataattttgaaaatgagcATATTCATTTTCcctatttacaaaatattcaaatatatttACGATGATGATAGGAAGAAAAATGgtcacatttttgaaaaattcaacctcaataaatatttaaaattacaatttttgatTCATTAGAAAAAGGTAGAAATAATATATGCATCAAATGTTTAGTAAAACAAAGTAAATTGTTAAGAATGAACTTTTTGCCTTTAACTTTGCTTACTAAATCATTATTATTAAAGTATTATAGAGAAATCTACATATATTTTGTTGCTATTatcggatgaaaaattttatcacaaagtTTATAAATGGTtgaattcttcaaatatttaaagagAACGcaatgaaatatttgttttatttgtaTCAAATAATTGGAAACAGTTGATTTTCAAAAAGACAATATTGCAAATTTACAATTCACATTGCATTTATTATAGAGATAAATTCATTAACCTAACAATGCAAAGCGGAATAAATGACACAaaccaaattatttataaattgaaatgtAATAGAATGCCATTCACTGGACAAAACGCAATATTGAAGGGTTACTTATAAGAAAAAGCATGAAAATGAACAGTTTTAGATAAGATATATAAAGAAAACAGTTTAACGTCATGTCATCGCTTTTCAAGCccgttttttaaagaaaataaactataaaaatCCTTGCAACTCAAtcttattattctttttattacattctaattaaatttgtgaatttgtgTTTCACAAAACTTTATATTGCGATTTAAAATGGTAAGTTTTAAATACAAATAGAAATgaaatttgcgattttttttattaatctaagTGATGATGAGTTGGGGTAAGTATTAGAAGTAATCAATTAATGACATCCAAAATTAGAAATTCTTAATTAGGGTCTaagaaacacctattgacaGTTGAAGTACTTATGTCAGGACCTATTGGCACCCTATTTTGTGCCATTTGGTATAAGAAATTAGACACCTATTCTtacatacattaaataaatttcaatattttgacgaaattttcaATAAGTGTTCGTTAAagaataggtgttccttcgaccctatttaAATTACCGAAGAGATAGTTTTGCACTAAcaatttatttgtaataaataaaaaatatatttgttgtaatttgtaaattttattacttgTATGTAATATTTCCATGGCTATTTTCACTttagtgtaaaaatatttgtggtcagtacagtgggacctcgccgatagagtcaacccccgatagagtcaacagctatttttttactctgcggactccgatagagtcaacttcgacccaaattgactccgatagagtcaacttttcttttattattgaactaataattttGTATGATTTCATTATGATCTTTTCGAAATTGAAACCAGTTTTTATGTATCAATGTAACACTttgaatacaagaaaaaatattaatgcaaATACATGGTGATTCTATGATGAAaatcgtatattaaccgtgtaatcattttccaaaaaaaaaaattttcttttcgtgattttaaagttctcttgtcttCTTTCTcgtcttaaatttttttggttAAACCTATGATCGCAGTATaaggaatttttaatttgaaagtgaATAATATTGTGGCACAAACAAAGCAATGTTATGATTTGTTGTGTGAATTGATATGGTCTACGTACCTTGaacttaaattataaaaagaaaaacgttCAAGATGCTAGAATTTTTGAGTATAACATAGTGAAGATACTTTTTAAAGAGCttacttgtttaaaaaatttacatgataTACGATCATAAAAAATCCTCTTctaaaaaaagtgtaaatttctttaatgttaattttttaattaaatagatTAGTATcttcaaagaaaatttggatcaaaaacaaaaataagcaacagagaattaaaattgataagCAAAATATGGCTTTTTGTATATTTAAGATTTAAATTCTGAATGGTTAAAAATATTGACTTGGAGTCTTCGGAAGACCCTCCATATCAATTTGAAGATTATTAATACAACTGTCATGTCCACCCAACTTCTCCCCTtcctttctcaaaaaaattaacCCAATGACGTGTTTTCttgtaatcacaaaaaatacgattttggaTGGTGAAGGGAAGGGATGAGGAGAAAATGAAAGTTATATTAATAATCCTCAGGTTGACTCATTAGGGGGTCGTCTGAAGACTCCAAGACGATATCTCTAAGCATTTAGCGCCCATATtacagaacaagaagaaaatgagaaaaaatggttttatttttattcctctttttgtgaagtttagaaccATAGTTATGAtataacgaaaagaactatcaatctcttcatTTATATACCAagagtttaaaagaaattttagttaataaccttaattgcatcagaatttttaataattaagtaAGTATCTACAGGACCTCttctaaaaaaagtgaaaaaaaagacctttaagacaccattttaTTATCTTAACATCGTGAGTGGACGTCAATATTACCAAATGTAGAGTAGTTTATATTTAtgatatttactaataataaaaatattccgtaaaaccattccttaatctccaacttttgcccaaacatacgacttttttttgggtcagagggtgtagaatttatgagttaaataaaatattttactatcgtgttgaatttatcaatgatctcaataaaataaaacccataataagataagattttgccaggggtcagttctccatttcggatattccgatgcatccaggccaccaattgggccccttatgcttccccactcctattctatcttatcccccgatacgggtagccgctctatatcgcagctctgtgtggacaatcagtgccgttactatatcacagcatcccttctcggtgtgtgtttgggatcagtgacagcgaatatttgtatcgattgaagtaccactttcatgtcgaaactcgttctggtaacagcctctattgtttttaggcggttcacttttttgccaatatgcaccattggcattactattcattcattcgctggacgaattcaaagccgatatggcatgagaaatctttttctgctgctgctcagctttgaactccagacctcgcagtcatagagctactactctatccactgacccactcgaggccctttttttttttttttttttttttaaaccataatactcaaacataaaataatacccctttaaatcaaaatttcagattttaattgattttttcggattCCGATACAGTCAACGAATCCAaaagagtcaacaggcctggaaataattagttgactctatcgaggtctcaCTGTATTTTGATGACAATGGTCTGTAGGTATACattagactctctcaaattcgggaatttgggaccgaaatgtcaccagaattagagagaaattcgggcgacaaattttttgaaatgcaacgattttttattcatctgcatacacatattgagttcacATAcccatatttatggtaaatttcatgaaaaccccttaaaattgcaaaaatacatcagaactaagacaaaccatggcaaatttgagaatatttccttcatttgataatcataatcaaacttgaaaaatgtaaacaaactttttttcaaattgaactactgcccgaattaaaaagtagcccgattttaaaagagctgaattagcgagagtctactgtaaaagtaTATAATGGAAGAGTACTACGGATCGGAATGTTGAGAGACATGCTCCGTAGGCTCCGTATTTAGTTGAGAGTAAGTATAAGTGCCAAAATACTATGTGGTATTTCTTTTTGCTAATAGATCTATTAATTATCTAGTCATAGTCAACTATTTcagtgcatttgaatttttaatatttacaataaattaataaaaaaaatagctgtaaTAGCGAACTTGAAGTCTGTGCCTCGGATCGCCACGAATTTAATCGGAtgtctcacagaaaattggatttataaatttaatctgAACTAATGCAGTGCATTCTTTTGAGAGTTATGGTTAAAAGTAGctgataatttttagaaattcattttatttggagcaacaattaacctgacgatccgtgGAGCCCGTGAagcactgccgatcgctggtgatCTTCCCATTTgcttaataaaaattaagtgtGTTGAAGTTATCAACATTTAGtaatttagatcaggaaatcaatataagaaatttaatttaagcaaaaaaaaaaacaatttttccagtaaaaaactaaattttcatccagaaaaaaatcatttgaacaGAATTGAATTATCagtatttttgaagtatttttttatgaaaatatacttttttttggattactttggataaaaattggatactctttttgaataaattatctacagtgacaatttttcataaaaaaaccccaactttttctaaaataaatcacTTCTATGAGGAacttttttgacagaaatttttcgtaatgtgtagacacctgaGATTAAGAGAtgagtaatgcccaacgcacaataacttttgttttgtaaacatgtttttgacatttcaatgagagtgagtgaaatctagacctaatcatctcgctcattctcatgagaaattttgaaaacatgtttacaaacaaaaattattgtgcgctgggcataagtttcataaaattagCTTGCATGGGGTATTCAaattgtgattctttataacTTCGCAAGGTATTCATACTTCGTGTCGATTGCTATAGGTGTGACTCTAGaatttgagataaaattttaaagtacacagtaaaaaattgtgtgagaaataaagttgtgtatttgaaaagttgtgtaaattcacaagcaatatggttgtaaattgtaaaattactatcatagtggtggtacgatactaacataatgctagtaaaattatgtattgtgtaaggaaatttgtgtattggaaaatttgtgtgagaactgtcaaaattccattgtttactattgcaatttttctaagatttcagatagattttgcatttttaactgcctaattgtcttctggaatcattcattgggttcttaaaatgtgcctcagtcgtgaaaaattaggaataattatgtaataacagaaaacagaggaagcatcatgtaaattagaaaaattgacgatgcaactcttggccacgtgctgaagagaagtaatcaagtcggtagcgcaggcagaaaacacgaaaccatcaacgcaaagattatgggttcaagtctcagacactctcttatttttttttcctttttttttattctttttttcttttttttcatagtttaataccgagacatatcacagataatacaaataaaccgaacaaaattgctctacaatcaaaattatagacaggaagccattttataaaattgaaaacacacaactttgccaatacacaacatttccaatacacaaaatttacaaccatagcgctcgtgcaaaaattaccaatcgtagtggttgtaaatttttttactgtgtagcatACAAAtccaatgtgaaaattttgtgttttatcaACTATTTATTCTCAAAGAACATCATAAAGGATATGAACATTTTTAAGGATTGGaatatacaaatttaaaagaatataaaaataacAGAAAACTTCTTCGAACGTGGCTTTCATTGCAATTATGTTTCCCATTTTTAAGAATAAATCCTTTTTAATATGACTTGACAATTCTActttgtaaatttcttttattttaagaattttatgaaAAGACTTTTCAGTTAATTAATCATCATCTTCAGTTTATATAGCGGGAAATTAATGGAAAACTGTagcgaattttgtttttttttattaaaaataactcatcactttaaaatatttggaatttaattttttattctattttaattACGAACTTGGTCAAAGGTCTTGAAGGCATCAACACTTTTGATAACCTATTTTTATGGTATTTGCTTCCTGAATGACTATTGTACTGTATGTATGCATTCTCCCCTCACTTTTGATTTAccggttattaaaaaaaatggaacatATGTTTACTCCATGACTCGTTCCCAGTCGGAAAACCCGGTGCATCTTAGCAGAAAAGTCTGGCATGAAGGGCGCATGACTCCGGAGGGTGATATCGATTTTTCCGCGAAATTATCACAGACGGCTATTCAAACTTTTCCCGCATTTCAGTTTGTTTCACCTGTCCACATCTGTCAGACACCGGCTAGGGTGGAGAATTCTTGTATCATCTCATTTTCCAGTGGCACTCCGTGTCTCAGTTTTCGTACAAGATGTGAAAGTTCTGTGATTCCCAGACGCAACGTATAGATGAAAGGCTGACACTGCAACGAATTCCTTTTTGACACAATTCTGCTTCTTTTACCGTAAGAAAGCCTGATTCCTGATCCCTTTTTTTTAAGCCAATTTCTGTACAATGATGCCTTTTTGTCAGGATAGACGATGGAGATTGTCGATATTCTACTATTTTGCTTCATATCTTGCGTTATTGGGGCTGTCCTGATGCTCCTAGGACAGTACTATGTCTTTATGAGGTTCGTTGAGACGCCTGAAGAGACTGACGAAAAGACATCCACCACGGAAAAATTTGAGCTTCCAGACGTAAACTTCTTAAATCCACGTTACTCGTCTATTTTGTACTAAACTTTCCCTCATCCTTTTGCAGAGTGTCCTTTCAAGTATAAAAAATTCAGAGTCTGAGAGTAAGAATCCAATAGTGGCCATTAACTTGGTGCTGCAGTTTCTCTTCTATGAGTTGCGACACTCAAATCGCGTCAGAAAGTGGTTCTATCGCAAACTTTCACTGGAACTAGATGAACTCCTCACCAAATCCACCACCGGAAGATTTTTCGATAAGCTCACAATCCGGGAACTTGAACTAGGTGGACAATTTCCCGATATCAAAAGCCTTCGTGTAAACAATGTTGAGCTTCACGATGATGATGGTCACATTGAAAATCTCGATGTAATGCTAGATCTCTCCTATCGTGGTAACTTTCGCCTCGCCATTGATGCTGATATGGTGCTGGGAAAAAAGGGATTCCTCTCAGTTCGGGTGAGACATGTATCCGGTCTGGCTCGCCTACAATTCACCAGAAAGCCCTACACACACTGGTCCCTCAGCTTTATAGGGGAACCCCAAGTGGATCTGGGAATAGAATCTCAATTTCAGGGCAGGCAGATGCAGTCAAATGTAACAAGTCTTATCTGCAATCAAATTAGGAAGGCAATTCGTTCAAAGCACACGCTACCGAGTTACAAGTTGAGGTGAGTTGGCTTCATATTAGACCAATATAGTTACCTCTATTCTCAGGAGAATTCTTTTTGCGGAGAATTTTCCCAAGCATCCATATTTTATATGTTACTAAATCCATCAACTCAGATTTGCTATAGATATTTATTAATGGGAAAATAGGCATGTGTTCTCGGAAATTCCTTCATGAATTATACAAGAGCTTTCAGTTTAACTCTTTTACTTCTAGTAAAAGAACTTCTATTAAGAATTGAATTGTAAAAGATTGTTTATTGGATTGTTTCATAGGAGTTTCattaatatttcaattgataaataTCATACATTTGACTGGGGTGATATAGTATGTACGTTATGTATTGAGTTTGACTATATACTGACGAAAGTTTGAAAGGTCATCGATTTTATCCTTGAATGGTGGTATGATATGAAATATTGATGATATTGTTATAAgttggaaatttaattttaagtttgcaaattttacttgaaataaaattaatcaatttaattttttattgaaaagtaGAACAACTTTTTTAAAGAGGAGAGTTAGGCAGCCTTAgacaataaaattcttttttatattataattttcttgataatttaataattttataggaCATGTGTAggatattttcaattaattagtTCTCATGAACAACTTTTCGTTTTAGTCACAAAACTTTGAATGACTTTTGACTGTCTTCTCCTTTATTCAATTAAACTTTGGGTTAAAGATGAAACGAGCCAAGAATGTTATTCCCTCGTTTTACTACCTTTGACCGCAATGAACTTAATGACTTAAACAAGTATAGATATCAATGAATAAATACTACAAAACCAACGTTTATAAGAAATAACTGTTTTAATtgaaacactgagagaaatccgaaaaagttaaaataacattccggaaatgttaagtTTACGCTGCtgtattgattcaaaatcgatgtaaatattacccattttaggtgtattcactgggaaaaaagagggtgcgattaacattttttcctcgtaactttaacactttttaggtgtaaaaatatatcaacactttttaatgttaattttacacattttaagggtaaaattaacatgaaaaaggataactttaacccctaatacacctaaaaggcataatatttacaccgatttcggatcaatacttcagggtaaaattaacatttccggaatgctattttaactttttcggatttctctcagtgttaagGGTTAAAAGTACCcttttttatcttaattttacccttaataaggtgtaaaattaacattaaaaaatgttgatatacttttacacctaaaaagtgttaaatttcggaggaaaaaaattaatcgcaccctcatttttttcccaacactgagaaagaaaagaggctacgattaacttttttcgtcataactttaacacttttcgtgtgtacaaatatatcaacatttcttaatgttgattttacacctcTTGAGGGTAAAaccaacatgaaaaaaggataactttaaccaataatacacctaaaaagggtaatatttacaccgatttcggatcaatactgtagggtaaaattaacattttcgtaatgttatttttaactttttcggatttctctcagtgattgaaTGATTTTAGgatgttaaattatttttattaggtttctagtgtgccaaatttcggcatagttgcatgcaagcgccaaaatctcaagtttgaaatgtaatacagtagagtctcgctatagtccatatttggttccagatttgacacttgggtcgcactatagtccatgtcattttttaaaattatcaacgacttttagtattgaaattgctcgacggcttaaactttctttgcgattgtggtacttgtcctcgctctcttcattatggatcacaattataacaactactcaataaattttgccaaaaatattaaaataattatgacaacattgcatgtcgcgtactaaaaagcATAACCTCAGagatttgaaatcaacggtcgataaattgtggactatagagcgatggcctatagcgggactctactgtatctttaatagaaattgattgttttattctttctacttaaagagtgttgcttagaaccttgtagacagtttatcgtctttatttactctaaaatcattcttaataaattttaaaatgaataaaaatgtagacatagctttgatgccctatttcggccaccttcattctcatagttccttacccttcgggaattcttccaatgcctttttcacgtcatctcgtttgtcgaagctacattttttgttattctttttcattgtataatctctagagtatgtaaaaaataaaaattcatagaaattcaaggaactaaataggtggccgaaattgcaagctggccggaatttggcacacttaccctaagtttctttttctgtattttctgtttttttcatAGATATAAGCCATTCTTCCAGAAGATAGATGACGAATTGGATGCATCAGACGTGATCCCAGAAGGAACTCTCTCGATGAATATTTGCGAAATGTCTCGTCTAAATGTATCCTCTAGCATTACATCGATTTTTTGCACTGTTACCCTAGCATCAATCCCTTGGGTCCAGGCAAGGCAGCATGACGAAAACACCATCATAATTTCCCTCGATTTGGAAATCCATAAAGCAAAAAATCAGCAAATTGGTATTGTGTTTAAGCAGTTAGATAATGCTGTTATGATTGAGTCAATTATTCCGAATACTCCTGCTGCAAAAGCCAATCTGAGACGAAATGATATACTGATAGCTATTGAAGGGAAGAAAGTAATTCAACTCACACACGTTACAAAGATTGTTAAGAGCATCAATCGTCCGATGTTTATGCTAAGGATTGAGAGAAAAACTCGTGGAGTGATTAAAAATGACGCCATTGCAGAAGACTTTGAAGTGATTGAAAGTATAGATGATGGAAATATCAGTTTTAGCAAGGCCAGTGATTCCGTTCAGATTGGCACGAAGATTACAAGGATGAATTCCTTGGAGCGCAATTCAAGTGATTCAAGTGTCTCAAATACTCCATCCCATACACCCCGTAAGACGAGTTCTTCAGGAAATCCTCTACTTCGATCCAAATCCCGCAGTGTCAGCGTGGAGAATGAACGAAAAACTCCTACTAGACTAACTAGTGAGACAACTCCAGAAGTTTTTCCTCAACAATCTACTGCTGAAATACCCTTTTGCTCCTTCATTCGCACGGAAAAAGTCTGCACGTTCAATTTGAAAGAGAATTTGGTGTACTTGAATCTCAATGTTTTTGGACGAAGTAAGGACGAAACGAACCTACTGGGATATCACAATATCTCAATACCAAGTATCCTTAGTGAATGCAACGAATCCACAATGGGGCATTACTTGAAAAGATTCAATCTAACACCCCCAGAAGCCCCAAATCTGTAAGTCAATTTCCTTTGAGAaattaagaaaagaaattaatattgTCCTTTTTCAGGACCAATCATCCCCTAGCTTCCCAATCTGGCTTTGAATCTCGCCTTTGTTATGGGGATGTTCTCATTTCATTTGCCTGGAGTGATTTTGGGGGAATAGTTAATCAAACTCCAGAAACTTCCAAGAGAGGCAAGTACAGTGGGAACCGTAGCGGATCGACAGACAAACTTGAAGAGGATCGCAGTGAAAGCCAAAAGCAACATAATTTCATACGGACACACTTTAACCGAGCCACACAGTGCGACTTTTGTGGGAAGAAGGTAAGCGTAGCGGTTATGGATAACATTGGACATACCATTTACAACAAGGTATCTTTTCAGATTTGGCTTAAAGATGCAGTCCAATGCAAAGACTGTTCTATGTGCTGTCACAAGAAGTGCATTACAAAATGTCAAAACTCTACCGTTTGTGGTCCAGTAGATGCTCAGTCACCATCAACTTTGTCACAGCAAACAGTTCAACCCGAATTCCGGGTCACTCAGCCCTGTGAAGAGGTCACTGAGGGGGAAGATACTGAAGAGGTGAGTTCGAAAATAAGGTATTCGAAATTGCTGAGAATACCGTATCTTTAAGAATAATGATGGCACAACGTATCATAGAGGAACGAGGCCTTTTCGAAAACGAGATTTTCGGGATATCCATTTTTTCTTATGGATACTGTTATATGTCCCATGCCCCCCATgccccatggaatcaagtgcaatgaagctcactggatgcatttcgaattcaaacacttttaacgccagagaaatttctggtgacctaaaggggattccaACGCGAAACATTTACATCATAGATCCCGTACTATTCCATTTAACCCATTGGGTGTCTCTTCTTAGTTTTATAAGTatctattatatttatttttatttaaccaCCAGCATTATGTCTAAACCCCTTTATAAATTCTTAGATTACTCCCTTATTGGTTTCAATCAGAACTCGTTCTGATTGCGATACCCCAAAATTAGTTTATTATCTATGTTACGtgaaatgtttcatttttcaatatctgTTAATGAATTTTCGTGTTACGTGTTACAGAACCAATAACGTTGACATTTTTTTAGTCAAGCAACTGTAAAATTTATAgtccaaaaatttttcaattaatcgaaCAGtagaatattgaattttgtggtttttttgGATGGTACGAAGTATTGTAATGGCAAATGGTCTCTTCTTTTTGATGTTTTCGAACTACGATATTTAAGCGAATACCAATCTAAATAAGGAAATCAATCTAGGAAGCCTAAATTCGTGGTAcgtaaaaaattgttgaaaggGAGTGGACGTTCTAACAAGATAGAGTTCATAGTCATTAGCAATTTTACGGCCGTTTTACTgttcaaaaataattctaatggttcagacacaccttttagatcaggaaaatttcatgaagtggaaattggaatccctttctttctcacatgttttgtatatgactatctcattctttcgcataccaaattcgattgagctaaattgaatttgttatgatgtttaaaagaagaagaagagtgcgaaagaatgagatggacatatgaaaaacgtgtgagaaagaaagggattcgaatttcgacttcatgaaattttcctgatctaaaaggtgtgccggagccataagaacCAGAATGTCGATGTATTAAAGACGTTATTACAACTGCATTTGTCAAATTACACTCCTGACTTACAGGACCCGAATTTCAAAGGCTGTAAGGAGCCAAAGTTCAAAAATTACCCTGCAAATAcctcatgtaggggaaagcgcgctaccttcggacgatttatatTTCgcacaaatcaattttttcatatGTGTTataaatgtgttataaatgaatttggcccattataatattatattctaATAACTAGTCCATtgtttcaaattttcagaaaagtctATTGGTGAAATCTacaaggaacatagagaaaaagatggcaaagcgtcccagctttgcggaattctcgaactcacgagatagagctcaacgtgaattagtttttcgcatgattctTTAGTACTTGCTAAtgtactagagatcaaattgactTATAAAGTACAAAAgcatcttttgaaaataaaaaatcggTTCTTAccaatgaagaccgatgcagtcgagttcaaaatttctatacctttccaaaaaatccaaatttaaccaaatcggttgaaaaatggaccATCCAAAGTGGTtggcctttgaccttcaataattcaaaatggcgaattttccggtcataggtatgtttgggcg is from Phlebotomus papatasi isolate M1 chromosome 1, Ppap_2.1, whole genome shotgun sequence and encodes:
- the LOC129809633 gene encoding PDZ domain-containing protein 8, translated to MEIVDILLFCFISCVIGAVLMLLGQYYVFMRFVETPEETDEKTSTTEKFELPDSVLSSIKNSESESKNPIVAINLVLQFLFYELRHSNRVRKWFYRKLSLELDELLTKSTTGRFFDKLTIRELELGGQFPDIKSLRVNNVELHDDDGHIENLDVMLDLSYRGNFRLAIDADMVLGKKGFLSVRVRHVSGLARLQFTRKPYTHWSLSFIGEPQVDLGIESQFQGRQMQSNVTSLICNQIRKAIRSKHTLPSYKLRYKPFFQKIDDELDASDVIPEGTLSMNICEMSRLNVSSSITSIFCTVTLASIPWVQARQHDENTIIISLDLEIHKAKNQQIGIVFKQLDNAVMIESIIPNTPAAKANLRRNDILIAIEGKKVIQLTHVTKIVKSINRPMFMLRIERKTRGVIKNDAIAEDFEVIESIDDGNISFSKASDSVQIGTKITRMNSLERNSSDSSVSNTPSHTPRKTSSSGNPLLRSKSRSVSVENERKTPTRLTSETTPEVFPQQSTAEIPFCSFIRTEKVCTFNLKENLVYLNLNVFGRSKDETNLLGYHNISIPSILSECNESTMGHYLKRFNLTPPEAPNLTNHPLASQSGFESRLCYGDVLISFAWSDFGGIVNQTPETSKRGKYSGNRSGSTDKLEEDRSESQKQHNFIRTHFNRATQCDFCGKKIWLKDAVQCKDCSMCCHKKCITKCQNSTVCGPVDAQSPSTLSQQTVQPEFRVTQPCEEVTEGEDTEEINRLKSEGHRQSFSDLLTQGLKRVNSANNLAIPAIVSSLGQGSRSLPPSPQYTPRKQSLVPQTTNPLALAILKLETANLAELSGQQMSSVIDGIVEPFSGTPLDEIMTLAKSSSLQLYTEHEPIKRVEMINEVLAKLRLALDSETTTHADLSMALAELKAAKAARVETGRVSSDTNLLLQTAKGSPSDARKAASAREKEAEAEMARIAFLLGQSEERVQALSVIMLHLCSALQHAQSIAGQ